GATTTATGTTGACGGTACATTAGGTGGAGCAGGACATTCTTCTCATATAGTAAAGCATCTATCAAAGGATGGAATGCTTATTGGAATAGATCAAGATAAAGATGCTTTAGCTGCAGCTAAAGAAAGATTAAAAGATTATAGCAATGTAAAATTTGTTCACGATAATTTTTCTAATATAGATAGTATTTTAAATGAACTAGATTTAGAAGGAGTAGATGGAATTCTTATGGACCTTGGGGTCTCATCATATCAACTGGATGAAGCTTCTAGAGGCTTTAGTTATATGCAGGATGCTCCTTTAGACATGAGGATGAATAGAGATAATGATTTTTCAGCATATGATATTGTAAATAAATATAGTGAAGAAGAGTTGTCTAAGATTATTAAAGATTATGGAGAAGAAAGGTTTGCTAAAAGAATAGCAAATTTTATAGTGAACAGAAGAGCTGAAAAGCCTATAGAAACAACTTTAGAATTAGTAGACATAATTAAAGCTGCAATTCCAGCAAAGATGAGAAGAGATGGACCACATCCAGCGAAAAGAACTTTTCAAGCTATTAGGATTGAGGTTAATTCTGAACTTAAGATATTAAATAAAACAATTGAAGATGGGGTTAACAAATTAAATAAAGGTGGAAGAATGGCAATTATTACATTTCATTCATTAGAAGATAGAATTGTAAAATTAAAATTTAGAGAATTAGAGAATCCTTGTAATTGCCCTAAAGAATTTCCAGTTTGTATTTGTGGAAAAGTGCCAACGGTTAAGACGATTTCAAAAAAAGGAATTGCTCCAACTGATAAAGAAATTGAAGAAAATCCAAGAAGTAGAAGTGCTAAGCTTAGAGTTATTGAAAAATTATAATTAATATTATGTTATAAATGATAGGGATGTGAATAAATTGGCGAGAAGAGAATATGATTATATTAAGGGGAATACAGTATTAGCACCAGAAAGAAAAAGAAGAGTACGTAAGCCGGACGAAAAATATAAACAGATTAAAAGAAGAGTAAAGAAAGAGGCATTATTAAGAAATCAAAGAAAAAACGATAGAAAATACTTAGTGACAGTAGCAGTAGTAATATTTGCTTTAGGGGTTGCTACAATTTCAGGAGATAATAAAGTTTATTCAATGCAAAAAAGAGTTAGTGATATGAATAGTCAAATTAAGCAGGCTCAAGAAAAAAATGATGCATTGAATGTAGGTATACTAAAATTTTCTTCGTTAAATAACATTGAAAAAAAAGCTGAAGGTAATTTGGGTATGTATGTACCTAAAAAAGAAGAAATAGTTAAAGTTGATTTCTCAGATAATTATTTTGCGGGTATTGAATCAAATGGTGTCAGTCAAAATACTAAAGAGAATAGCATATTTTCAAAACTAATAAATCTTATAAAATAGTGTGAAATTATAGCATAAATAATTAATCAAAAATTATTAGGGATAGATATAACTTAATAAAAGTAAGGTCCATGGGGGAAATGGGTATTGAGAAGGGAAAATTATAAAGATAGGTCAAAAATGCGACAGAGGATGAGCTTAGTTGCTTTTGCTTTGACTTTTGTGTTTTCCATACTGATTCTTAGACTTTCATATATAATGATAGTTAAAAGGTCAGATTATGCAGCAAGAGCAGAAGAACAATGGACAAGTGAAGTTAAGATTGACGCAAGAAGAGGAAGAATATTAGATAGAAATGGTAAAGAACTCGCAGTTTCTGCTAATGTTTATAGAGTGGATTTTGATTTGACATCTATCAGAAATTATTTAAAAAGATCCTTAAAAGAAATACCAGCCAAGGAACTTGAACATATGAAAAGTGTGGGGATTCCTGTGCCAACAGGAAATGAAGGGTTAAAGAACGATGATATTGCACCTGCGATAGCAAAAGCATTAGATGTAGAGGTTTCAGTAATAAAAGATAAACTTGAAACTAAACTTAAAAATGGAGAACCTGCTGGAGCAGCAATAGTAAAAAGAAGAGTAGAAAAAGATATAGCTGATAAAGTGAAGGAACTAAATATTAGCGGTGTAATTGTTTCTCCTGATACAAAGAGATACTATCCAAATGGAAATTTTTTAGCACACGTATTGGGAAGTACTAATACAGATAATAAAGGATTAACTGGTATAGAACTTCAATATAATTCATATTTAGCAGGAATTCCTGGTATGAAAGTAGCAGAACTTACTAAGAATAATATGGATTATCCATATACAATATCTCAGTTTACTTCACCTGTAAATGGTAAAGATATAACTCTTACAATTGATGAAAATATCCAAAAATTCGCTGAAAAAGCAGCACAGCAAGCATTTGAAGATACTGAAGCTAAAGCTGTATCTATATTAGTTATGGATCCTAAGACAGGAGAAGTATTAGCAATGGTTAATAAGCCTGATTTTGATCCTAACAATCCATATCAAGGTGCAGACAAATTTGATGGAGCAAATAGTGGAGAAAAATTACAAAAAATGTGGAGAAATCGATTGGTTAATGATACATTTGAACCTGGATCAATATTTAAAGTAATTACAGCCATTACTGGTTTAGAGGAAAATGTGGTTAATAAAGATACAGATTTTCAATGTAATGGATCATTATCAGTAGGAGGAATTAATCCAAAGTGTTGGAAAGCTGGCGGGCATGGAGCACAAAAGTTTCCAGATATAATTCAAAATTCATGTAATGTAGGTTTTATGAAATTAGGTGCAATGATTGGTAAAGACAAGTTATGTGAATACATTAATAAATTTGGATTTGGACAAGCAAGTGGCATTGATTTACCAGGTGAAGCTAAGGGAATCGTGAAGGCAGTTAATAAGGTCTCAGAGGCAGATCTTGCAACAATTGCTTTTGGACAAACAAACACTGTTAATTCAGTTCAATATATGACTGCTTTTAATGCTGTTGCAAATGGGGGGACATTAATTCAGCCTCATGTAATGAAGGAAATAACACATAATGACGACAATAATGCAAGTATAGTAGATGATTCCTTTAAACCTAAAACCACAACTGTAGCAAGTAAAGAAAAGACTGCAGAGCTTAGATCTTACCTTGAACGAGTTGTTACAGGTGGATCTGGCACAGGAACTTTTATAGAAGGATATCATATTGGTGGTAAAACAGGAACAGCACAAAAAGTAGTAAATGGTGTATATGGAGATGGTAAATATATATCTTCATTTGTTGGGATGGCTCCTGTAGATGATCCTAAAGTTACAATCATGGTAACTATTGATGAACCAACTAAAAATGGGGCATATTATGCAGCTCAAGTAGCAGTGCCACCAGCAAAAACATTATTTTTAGATATTTTTAAT
The window above is part of the Clostridium saccharoperbutylacetonicum N1-4(HMT) genome. Proteins encoded here:
- the rsmH gene encoding 16S rRNA (cytosine(1402)-N(4))-methyltransferase RsmH; amino-acid sequence: MEFKHVSVLLNECIDALNIKADGIYVDGTLGGAGHSSHIVKHLSKDGMLIGIDQDKDALAAAKERLKDYSNVKFVHDNFSNIDSILNELDLEGVDGILMDLGVSSYQLDEASRGFSYMQDAPLDMRMNRDNDFSAYDIVNKYSEEELSKIIKDYGEERFAKRIANFIVNRRAEKPIETTLELVDIIKAAIPAKMRRDGPHPAKRTFQAIRIEVNSELKILNKTIEDGVNKLNKGGRMAIITFHSLEDRIVKLKFRELENPCNCPKEFPVCICGKVPTVKTISKKGIAPTDKEIEENPRSRSAKLRVIEKL
- a CDS encoding cell division protein FtsL, with protein sequence MNKLARREYDYIKGNTVLAPERKRRVRKPDEKYKQIKRRVKKEALLRNQRKNDRKYLVTVAVVIFALGVATISGDNKVYSMQKRVSDMNSQIKQAQEKNDALNVGILKFSSLNNIEKKAEGNLGMYVPKKEEIVKVDFSDNYFAGIESNGVSQNTKENSIFSKLINLIK
- a CDS encoding stage V sporulation protein D, giving the protein MRRENYKDRSKMRQRMSLVAFALTFVFSILILRLSYIMIVKRSDYAARAEEQWTSEVKIDARRGRILDRNGKELAVSANVYRVDFDLTSIRNYLKRSLKEIPAKELEHMKSVGIPVPTGNEGLKNDDIAPAIAKALDVEVSVIKDKLETKLKNGEPAGAAIVKRRVEKDIADKVKELNISGVIVSPDTKRYYPNGNFLAHVLGSTNTDNKGLTGIELQYNSYLAGIPGMKVAELTKNNMDYPYTISQFTSPVNGKDITLTIDENIQKFAEKAAQQAFEDTEAKAVSILVMDPKTGEVLAMVNKPDFDPNNPYQGADKFDGANSGEKLQKMWRNRLVNDTFEPGSIFKVITAITGLEENVVNKDTDFQCNGSLSVGGINPKCWKAGGHGAQKFPDIIQNSCNVGFMKLGAMIGKDKLCEYINKFGFGQASGIDLPGEAKGIVKAVNKVSEADLATIAFGQTNTVNSVQYMTAFNAVANGGTLIQPHVMKEITHNDDNNASIVDDSFKPKTTTVASKEKTAELRSYLERVVTGGSGTGTFIEGYHIGGKTGTAQKVVNGVYGDGKYISSFVGMAPVDDPKVTIMVTIDEPTKNGAYYAAQVAVPPAKTLFLDIFNYLNSKFSDENLGQITRDVTIPEVRNMKVADAKKVLKDAKLDFNIEGDGENITGITPYPGYSVKEGSKINLYTNSEGTYNNNVVMPDVRGYSKEDASALLKNIGIVATFEGDGAVSEQDISQGEVISKGSTVKLILSSDYKD